GATGCCGTGCTTGCCGCAGAAATCGAGCATTTCTTGCGTCTCGGCAATGCCGCCGATCATCGATCCACTGAGGGTTTTGTTGCCGAACAGCAGGCCAAAAATGCCGATCGGCAACGGCTTCTCCGGCGCTCCCACCATCGTGAGATTCCCGCCCGTGCGAAGCAGAGCCAGGAAGATATTCAAGTCGTGCTCGGCCGAGACACAATCGAGGATCATATCGAAGGTGCCCATGTGGCGGGCCAATTCTTCGGGATTTTTCGTGATGACCACCTCGTCGGCCCCCAACCGCAAGGCATCGTCGCGCTTGCTGGGCGAGGTCGAAAACACGACCACATGCGCTCCCATGGCGTGGGCCAATTTCACGCCCATATGCCCCAACCCGCCAAGACCGACGATGCCAACTTTCTTGCCCGGCCCGACGCCTTGACGTTTCAGCGGCGAATAGGTGGTGATGCCCGCACACAACAGCGGTGCCGCCCCGGCGAGATCGAGATTCCCCGGAATCCGCAGCACCATCTCCTCTTCGACCACGATCGCCTCGGAATAGCCGCCATAGGTCACTGGCGCAGTGCCGTGCTTATCTGGGGCGTTGTAGGTAAACGCTGCGTGGGCACAGAATTGCTCTTGGCCGTGCTGACACGTCGGGCAGGTGTGATCCGCCGCCACCAAGCAGCCGACGCCGACGGTATCCCCGACTTGAAATTTGGTGACCGCCGGACCAATTTTCGTCACTTTCCCGACGATTTCGTGTCCCGGAACGCAGGGATACACGGTCGGCATCACCGATTTCCATTCATCCCGCGCCGTGTGCAGATCCGAGTGACAAATCCCGCAATACAAAATCTCGATTTGCACATCGCGATCCGTCGGCGTGCGACGGGGAATCACCGCTTCGGCAAGCTCCGCAGTGGGGTTGGCAGCAGCAAAGGCTTTCGCTTGAAACACGGGTTTCTCCCGGCCAGTCAGGTCGCTTGAGTCCGCGAGCATCGAACCGCTCAATGCCCCGATCACGCAGGGTATGGTATGCGGCCCCTGCTTCATTCCAGTAACCCGATTTTCTTGATTCCTTGCCTAATCCTCCGGCATCTCATGAAATGTCAGGAATCGCCTCCGCCGATGGTCGCAGTTGTACAGACGACGTAAAACACGCGAGAACGAAGTATGTCAACATCGCTGGTTTCGGACATGGCGGGGATCATCCGCCGGCACCTACCACACGATGGGATGATGCCGACGGCGATTCCGGGACTCGCCCTGGCTCGGTCGTCCACCCCGACGGTGATGAACGCAGTCGTCTACGATCCCTGCATGTGCGTGATCGTTCAGGGGGCCAAAGAGGTCATATTCGCTGGGGAAACCCTGAGATACGATTCCGCACAATGGCTGCTGGTGTCGGTCGCCGTCCCAGTGGCCGCTCGGGTCGTGGAAGCCACAACGGATCAACCGTGCTTGATGGTTCACATCACGTTGGATCCCGCAATGATCGGCGAATGGCTGACCGATGGGGCAATTCCCCCTTCCGGGCCACCGTCGCGCGGGCTGGCGATCACCCCATCGGATGCGTCGCTGTTTCAGGCCATCACGCGGTTCGTTGGCTTGCTCGATACTCCAGCAGATATCGGCCCGCTCGCCCCGCTGATTCGGCGTGAGATGATTTACCGCATCCTCACCGGCCCGCAGGGGGCACGGCTGCGACAAATGGCCGCGACCGGTGGAATCGCCCAACGCATTACTGCGGCCGTGCGATGGCTCAAGGAGCATCTCGCTCTGCCGCTCCACGTTGAAGCGTTAGCCCGGCAAAGCCAGATGAGCCCCTCCGCGTTCCATCTCCATTTCAAGGAAATTACCGGACTCAGCCCGTTGCAGTATCAGAAGCGATTGCGGTTGCAAGAAGCCCGGCGATTGATGGTGAGCGACGGATTGGATGCGGCATCCGCTGCCTATCGCGTGGGATACGAAAGCCCGTCCCAATTCAGCCGCGAATACCGTCGCTGCTTCGGTGTCCCGCCCCGGCAAGATGTCGCCGCCCTGCTGCGCTCCGATCTCGTCACCGGCTAACTCGATTCCGAGGAAATCGCATTGCAGAATCGGGACGGAGTTGCGTACCATCGGGAGGGTTCTCGTTTTCTGGTTCGAGGGTATCCGATGAGCGTTTCGCGTCGTGAATTTTTGCACTCGGCACTGCTCACAGGTTCGCTGGCGAGTCTGCATCCGGGGACACGTTTGGCCGCCGCCGGGGACGCCCCCAAATGGCCGAAAAACCCGTTTTTGCAAGGCAATTACGCGCCAGTTCATGAAGAAGTCACCCGCGATTCGCTGGATGTGGATGGCGAGATTCCCGCCGAGCTGGATGGGATGTTCGTGCGGAATGGTCCGAATCCGCAGTTTCCCCCCATCGGCAATTATCACTGGTTCGATGGCGATGGCATGCTCCACGGCGTTCGCCTGAAGAATGGTAAGGCCAGCTACCGAAACCGCTACATTCGCACTGCCGGATTTTTGGAAGAATCCAAAGCCGGAAAGGCCATTTATGGTGGGCTTACCGATCCACCCGATGTCAAGAAAATGATCAGCGGCGGCGAAATGTTCAAAAACGTCGCCAATACGTCGCTGCAATGGCACCATGACAAGCTGCTCGCCCAGTGGGAAGGCGGTGTCCCCCACGCGATTGCCCCATTCACGCTGGAAACCGAAGGCCGCTACACCTTCGGCAACAAACTCAAACACGCATGGACGGCCCATCCCAAAGTCGATCCGCACACCGGCGAGATGGTCGGATTCGGCTACGATACCCGCAAGCCGTATGTGCAATTTTCCGTGGTCAATGCCGCCGGCCAACTCATCCGCACCACCCCGGTGGATATTCCCGAACCGGTGATGATGCACGACTTTGCGATCACGCAAAATTACGCCGTGTTCATGGATCTGCCGATGACCTTCGCCCTGAAGCGGCTGGTCAGCACCGGTTCGCCGTGGTTCTTCGACGCCGAGCGCGAAAGCCGCTTCGGACTGGTGCCGCGCCAACCGACCGCTCCCGGAGCCGCCCCGGCGAAAATTCGCTGGTTCACCGCCCCGTCGTGCTTCGTGTTCCACGTCATGAATGCCTGGGAAGCCGACGACAGCGTCTACCTCATCGCCTGCCGATACAACCGCTTCCCCGGCGCACTCGGACTGGGTGGCAAATCGTCTGCCCCGGCCACGCCCAATGTGCCGAAATTGCATCAATGGCGATTCGACCTGAAGACCGGCAAAACCCACGAAACCGCACTCGATGATACGGGCTGCGAGTTCCCCCGAATTCCCGAATCGCTGCAAGGATGCCCCGTGCGATACGGCTATGTCGGCGAAGGCAGCGACGACTTTTTCGATGCGATTCGCAAAATCGACCTCAAACGAGGCATCACCACCCGACATGCGCTGCCGAAGCACGAAAGTTGCGGGGAAGCCGTGTTCATTCCGCATCCCAAAGCGACGAGCGAAGACCACGGTTGGCTGATTACCTATTCGCACAATTTGCAAAGCAATCGCTCCAGTGTCATCATCGTGGATGCCCGCAATGTGGCGGATAAGCCCCTGGCCGTCATCCATCTGCCGACACGAGTTCCCTACGGATTCCACGGCACCTGGATTCCGGCGTAATCCAGCGGCGATTGCGACGCTTACCCATCGCCATTTGGGAAATCCCGCGAACTTGCCGCCGATGCGGGCTGCGAGTTCGCGCCCGGTGGCCGATGCCAGCAACGACTGCTAAGACGATGGGGATTGTTCCCCGGATGTTGCGGAGGGTTGAGCCATGGCAGAGCGAATTGGGATGCGCACAGGTGAGGCACTGGTCGAAGGAGCGTTGGATTATTTGTGTGCGGAGCCGGAAATTGTCATCGGCGAACTCGATGGGCCGGTGGGGCATGCGCTGGCCAATCTCGTCGGCGATCAGGTCAAAGGGCACACGCGAGTCTTCGCCATTTTGAATTCCGATGTGCAAGTCCGCCCGGCGACGCTGATGGTCTCCAAAGTGACCGTCAACAGCACCGCGTACACTAACATTCTCATGGGCACCGTCCAAGCCGCCATCGCCAATGGGGTGCTGGATGCCGTCCGCGAGGGGATTATCCCCAAAGAGAAGGTCAACGAGATTGGCATCATCTATTCGGTGTGGCTCGATCCGGCGGTGCTGAAGGCCGAGCAAGTGGATCACGCAGCGCTGTTTGCCGTGCATCGAGAAGCGACCACCAAGGTGATTCGCAAAGCGATGAACCATGAGCCGAACATCGATTGGCTGCTGGAAAATCAAGACAAAGTCGAACACTTCTTCCATCAACAAGGGTTGGAAGGCAATCTGTAATCGACCGCGATTCGGCACGGTCCTGCCGAGCGTTCCACCGTCTCAGCAGGTTCCGTGTCGATGCAGAACATGCACAGCTCAACCGAATGACTTTTCGGCCTCGGTGATCGGTCGCAGGGCCATCTGTTGGGCATCGAGTCCGCCATCGACCGTGACAATGCAGCCGGTGGAATAGCTGGCGGCATCGCTGGCCAGAAAGACAAACCACGGAGCGATATCGTCCACGGTGGCGATTCGTCGCACGGGAATCTGATCGATGACCGCTTGTCGGCCAGCCGCATCCGAACGCAGTCCCATATCGGTCAGCGGCGTCTCGACCAACCCCGGAGCGACGGCGGCGGTGGTGAACCCCATCGGTGCCAACTCGATGGCCAATTGCCGAGTCAGGGCATTCACCGCGCCTTTGCTGGCGTCGTACAGCGTGTGCAGCGGCTCGGAACGACTGCCGTTGAGCGATGTGCTGAACAGAATCCGCCCGCCCCGCTTGGCCGCAACATTTCGCCGCACCATGGCTTGCGTCAACGCAATTCCCGACCACACATTCAGATGCATAATCCAATCGAACTGCTGGCGTGTCACCTCAAGTAGCGGCGGCTCCCGATAGGTGCCCAGATTGTTCACGAGAATATCGACCGCGCCGAACTGCTGCCAGGCGGCATCGATCAGCCGTTCGGCTTGGCCATCTTCCAACAGATTGGCGGCGACATAGATTGCCGATTGCGGATCGAGCGAGGCGGTGAGTTCGGGCAGCGATTCCGCCGGTCGTTCGGAGCTGAACACGACTTTCGCCCCGGCCCGCAGCATGGCGTGGGCCACCGCCAACCCGATGCCGGAACTACTGCCACTGACCACCGCCACTTTGCCATCCAATCGCATGAGCATTTCTCCTGTCGGAATCCGAATCACTCGTGGAGCGATTGTAGCAAAATTGCGGGCCGATTCCGCTTCCGTCGTGAGCGTGGTACAATCCGAAGCAATTGCCCCGACCGCATCGCACCGGAGAAACAGGCATGCCGACAATTCCCACGCACACCGCAAGCGTTCTCTGGACTCCGCATTCGGAATCGGAACGCTTCCTGCCGGAAGGGCCGCGAATGGTCCACGCCATGGGCTGGGATTGGCTGATGTGGGTGAATATCCAGACCGGGCCAGACGCCGGTAGCGGCAGCATTCATTTGCTGGATCGCAAGACCGGCGAGCATCGGGAGTTACCGCAGCCCGCCCGCCCGGGCTTTGTCATGCCCACCACGCAGCCGAATCAAGTCCTTGTCGGCCTGGAAAAAGAGATTGTCGTGCTGGATCTGACCACCAACAGCCGCACGCCGCTAGCCCGCATTCCGGATGAATCCCCGCGAACGATCATCAACGATGGCGAAATCCTACCCGGCGGGGAGTCGATTCTGTTCGGCACCAAGGACATTCGCTTTGCCGATCCGCTGGCCGCCGTCTACCGATTCCACATCGCCTCGCGGCGCATCGAACCGATTCTGCCGGGGCAAACGTGCTCCAACGGCAAAGTCTTTCGCCACACGCCCAACGGTTTGGAATGGCTGGACATTGACACCCCCACGCGCGTGGTGCGACGCTTCCGATTCGAGCCGGGGAGCGAGATGGTTCTGGACGACGGAATCGCCCTGGACCTGCGGAAAACCGACGGATTTCCCGATGGGATGGTGGCGGCGGACGATCATTCGGTCATCATCGCCTTTTACAACCCGTCGCCGATTCCGGCGGGGTGCGCCATTCGATTCGATCTCCGCACCGGCCAGGCCATCGAGCGGTACGCAACGCCCGGCTCGCCGCGTGTCACCTGCCCGCTGCTGATTCCGCATGCCAACGGCGGCTCCGAATTGATTCTCACCACTGCGGATGAGGGAATGCCCGCCGAGCAGCAGGCATCCGCCCCCAATCGCGGCTGTCTGTTTGCGCTGCATCTGCCGCAACTGACGGCACCGGCGAGTGAAACCGTCCAACTTGCCTGATTGCGAGTCGGGCACCAGCCGGGTATGATCGGCGGAATGGATCGACTCTCCCCCCTTCCGCTGAAGGATTGCTGCTGCATGAAACGAACCCGCCTGCTCGTGGGCCTTGCGCTGGCCGGCTGGCTGTCCACCACCGGCTTCTCCGCGCCGCCCGACCTGCCCGATGGC
This DNA window, taken from Tuwongella immobilis, encodes the following:
- the fae gene encoding formaldehyde-activating enzyme, with translation MAERIGMRTGEALVEGALDYLCAEPEIVIGELDGPVGHALANLVGDQVKGHTRVFAILNSDVQVRPATLMVSKVTVNSTAYTNILMGTVQAAIANGVLDAVREGIIPKEKVNEIGIIYSVWLDPAVLKAEQVDHAALFAVHREATTKVIRKAMNHEPNIDWLLENQDKVEHFFHQQGLEGNL
- a CDS encoding SMP-30/gluconolactonase/LRE family protein, giving the protein MPTIPTHTASVLWTPHSESERFLPEGPRMVHAMGWDWLMWVNIQTGPDAGSGSIHLLDRKTGEHRELPQPARPGFVMPTTQPNQVLVGLEKEIVVLDLTTNSRTPLARIPDESPRTIINDGEILPGGESILFGTKDIRFADPLAAVYRFHIASRRIEPILPGQTCSNGKVFRHTPNGLEWLDIDTPTRVVRRFRFEPGSEMVLDDGIALDLRKTDGFPDGMVAADDHSVIIAFYNPSPIPAGCAIRFDLRTGQAIERYATPGSPRVTCPLLIPHANGGSELILTTADEGMPAEQQASAPNRGCLFALHLPQLTAPASETVQLA
- a CDS encoding carotenoid oxygenase family protein, giving the protein MSVSRREFLHSALLTGSLASLHPGTRLAAAGDAPKWPKNPFLQGNYAPVHEEVTRDSLDVDGEIPAELDGMFVRNGPNPQFPPIGNYHWFDGDGMLHGVRLKNGKASYRNRYIRTAGFLEESKAGKAIYGGLTDPPDVKKMISGGEMFKNVANTSLQWHHDKLLAQWEGGVPHAIAPFTLETEGRYTFGNKLKHAWTAHPKVDPHTGEMVGFGYDTRKPYVQFSVVNAAGQLIRTTPVDIPEPVMMHDFAITQNYAVFMDLPMTFALKRLVSTGSPWFFDAERESRFGLVPRQPTAPGAAPAKIRWFTAPSCFVFHVMNAWEADDSVYLIACRYNRFPGALGLGGKSSAPATPNVPKLHQWRFDLKTGKTHETALDDTGCEFPRIPESLQGCPVRYGYVGEGSDDFFDAIRKIDLKRGITTRHALPKHESCGEAVFIPHPKATSEDHGWLITYSHNLQSNRSSVIIVDARNVADKPLAVIHLPTRVPYGFHGTWIPA
- a CDS encoding SDR family NAD(P)-dependent oxidoreductase, with protein sequence MRLDGKVAVVSGSSSGIGLAVAHAMLRAGAKVVFSSERPAESLPELTASLDPQSAIYVAANLLEDGQAERLIDAAWQQFGAVDILVNNLGTYREPPLLEVTRQQFDWIMHLNVWSGIALTQAMVRRNVAAKRGGRILFSTSLNGSRSEPLHTLYDASKGAVNALTRQLAIELAPMGFTTAAVAPGLVETPLTDMGLRSDAAGRQAVIDQIPVRRIATVDDIAPWFVFLASDAASYSTGCIVTVDGGLDAQQMALRPITEAEKSFG
- a CDS encoding NAD(P)-dependent alcohol dehydrogenase, coding for MFQAKAFAAANPTAELAEAVIPRRTPTDRDVQIEILYCGICHSDLHTARDEWKSVMPTVYPCVPGHEIVGKVTKIGPAVTKFQVGDTVGVGCLVAADHTCPTCQHGQEQFCAHAAFTYNAPDKHGTAPVTYGGYSEAIVVEEEMVLRIPGNLDLAGAAPLLCAGITTYSPLKRQGVGPGKKVGIVGLGGLGHMGVKLAHAMGAHVVVFSTSPSKRDDALRLGADEVVITKNPEELARHMGTFDMILDCVSAEHDLNIFLALLRTGGNLTMVGAPEKPLPIGIFGLLFGNKTLSGSMIGGIAETQEMLDFCGKHGITADVEVIPMQHVNQAYERMLKSDVKYRFTIDMASLKA
- a CDS encoding AraC family transcriptional regulator, encoding MSTSLVSDMAGIIRRHLPHDGMMPTAIPGLALARSSTPTVMNAVVYDPCMCVIVQGAKEVIFAGETLRYDSAQWLLVSVAVPVAARVVEATTDQPCLMVHITLDPAMIGEWLTDGAIPPSGPPSRGLAITPSDASLFQAITRFVGLLDTPADIGPLAPLIRREMIYRILTGPQGARLRQMAATGGIAQRITAAVRWLKEHLALPLHVEALARQSQMSPSAFHLHFKEITGLSPLQYQKRLRLQEARRLMVSDGLDAASAAYRVGYESPSQFSREYRRCFGVPPRQDVAALLRSDLVTG